GGAGTGAGCTCCTCGATGTCCTCTCGATCACGAGCGATTCCTCCCTCTTCGCACCGGATCTTGCCTCGGTCCGCGTCGCGCCGAGGAGCTTCCAGATCCTCACCGTCAGGTTCACGCCGACGGCGGCCTCGGATGCCGCCGGCACGCTGACGATCGTGAGCAACGACGGATCGAACGGCGTCCTGACCGTGGCCCTCTCCGGGAAGGGGGAGCCGCCTCCGATTGCGACGGCGTCGCCGGCGGCGATCGAGACGACGCTGACCGAGGGGGACCGAGACGTGCGGACGCTGACGATTGGGAACGCCGGGGACAGCGGGCTCGACTACTCGATCATCGTCCGATCGCACACGCCGGGAGCCGTCTCGACGTCCTTCGCCGGCCTCGGCAACGGAAATCCCCGCCCGTCGAGCAACGCGACGCCGGGGGCTCCCTCCACTCCCGAAGGCAGGGGATCCCCCGCCCGATTCGAGGCGATCCCCGGGGACTTCGAGCCGCTGAACCCGTCCCCCGGCCCCATCACGTGCGTCGTCGAGGATCCGATCGCGGGATACGTCTACGCGCAGGGAAGCGACGCCAATGCCTTCTTCCGCTACGTCGGCGCGACGGGCGCCTGGCAGCAGCTCACGCCGGCGCCGGTCCGGGCCACGAACAACTGCGGCGCGGCGATTCTGAACGGGAAGATCTACACCGCGTACGCCGACAACGGCACGCTCCTCGGCGTCTACGACATCGCCACGAACGCATGGACCGCGATGCCGGGGCCGATCGGCATCGGCACGGGCGACATCGCCTCCGACGGCAGCCGCTACCTCTACCTCGCCAGCGGGACGACCTTCGTCAGGCTCGATCCGGCGGCGGCGGTGACGACGCCGCTCGCCGATCCCCCTTTCGAGTTCACCCCGTGGGGCGGCCTCCGTCACCTCGACGGCGCCCTCTTCGGCCACCAGGGGAACGGCGAGACGGGGTTCGCGACGTACGACATCGCCTCCGATCGCTGGACCGGCCTGCCGCCGGTGCCGGGCGGAGCCGTTCTCGGCGCCACCATCGATCCCGGGCGCCGCGAGTACTTCGCGTACGGGTCCTACGGCGGCACGAACCTCTACCGGTACGCGATCGACTCCGGCGCGTGGAAGGTCGCGACGATTCCCTTCTTCACGCTCGACGACGGCGGGCTCGCCTGGCTGCCGGGGACGGCGCCGTCGATCTACCTCGCGCAGGGTGAAGGGGGAAGCGATTTCGCCCGCTACCGCACCTCCTTCTCCTTCGTGAGCGTCGCGCCCGCCGCGGGGGCCGTGCCCCCGTCCGGAGCGGCGCCGGTCACCGTCACGATAGAGACCCTTGGGTTGAACTCGGGGACGTACGACGCAGGCCTCTCGGTGACGACCAACGATCCTCTGAGGAAGAGCTTCGAAATCCCGGTCCGGGTCCACGTGAACGGCATCCCGCGCGCGCGCGTCGTCGGCGAGCCGCTCGTCGTCACCTCCGCGATCGATTACACGACGGACGGAGCCCGCACGATCCATCTGCTGCCGATCACCTCTCCACCGACCGGCGCCGCCACGGTCTCGATCAAGGCCGAGGGGGACTTCTCCCTGCCGTCCGAGAGCGCCACGGTGCTCGTCGAGGGGAGCCCGGTCGGGATCGTCGGCGCCACGGGCACCGATTGCACGGTCCCGGCGGAGGGGACCTTTCCCATCGACGCCGCCGCGTTCGCGGCGTCGGCGGCGGACGGCATCGTGAGGGTCGAGGTCCTCAACACCAACTCGGTCGGCGTCTTCTGCGGCGTCAACAGGCATACCGTGACGCTGCGGTACAGCGGGCGCGCGGATCGGCTCGATTTCGGGGAGCTCTTCGTCGGCAGGACGCGCGCCCAGCGCATCATCATCCAGAACGTCGGGACGGAGGTCCTCGACGTCCCGAGCGTCCGGAGCGACGTCGCGGAGTTCTCCCCTTCGATCACGTCGATCGCGATTCCCCCGGGCGCCTCGGCTCCCGTGACGGTGACCTTTACCCCGGTGACGGCGGGAAGCTTCGCCGGGACGCTCCGCATCGCGACGAGCGACGCGGACAACCCCGAGCTCGATCTCGCCCTGACCGGAACCGGGCTCACACCCCCCGTCATCGACATCGAGCCACGGTCGCTGTCCTCGACGCTGCTCGAGGATCGGCGCGAGGTCCGGGACCTCGTCGTGGCGAACCGGGGCGGGAGCCCGTTGAAGTTCTCGGCGCTCGTCCGCTTCGACAGCGCCATCACCGGCCTTCCGGGGGCGTTCGAAAGGCTCCACGTGTCGCCGTCGGCGCTCACCTGCATCGTCGCCGATCCCGCGTCGGGGACGCTCTACGGCCAGGACCTCTTCGGCACGCGCTTCTTCCGTTACCGCCCGGCCACCGATTCGTGGGAGCCGCTCGCGGAGGCCCCCGCGCAGCAGTCGAACGGCTGCAGCGCGACGCTCCTCGACGGGAAGATCTACACCGTCAGCGTCACCGACGGGTTCCTCTCCGCCGTCTACGACATCGCCTCCGATGCGTGGACGCAGATTCTCTTCGGGTTGAACGGCGCCACGGCGAACGTCGCGAGTGACGGGGGACAGTTCATCTACGCTTCGTCGGCGAACGCCTTCTTCCGGTTCGACGTGACAGCGGGGACGATGACCGAGCTCCGCGGTCCGCCTTTCGCGTTCGATTCGAAGTCAGGTCTCGGCTATCTCGACGGCTTCGTCTACGGCCATCAGGGGGGCGGGCACGTCGGCTTCGCGCGGTACTCGGTGGCCGGGAACGCGTGGGAGGTCCTGCCCGATCTCCCCGGCGGCGCGGGTCTCGGGGCGGCCATCGATCCGATCGCTCGCGAGTACTTCGCGTACGGCCCGAACGCCGGCACGAACCTCTACCGCTACTCGATCGACAAGAGGGCGTGGTCGGTCTCGACGATCCCCTTCTTCCCGATCTTCGACGGCGGCCTCGGGTGGCTTTCGGGGGCCTCACCGGGGGTCTACTTCGTGCAGGGAGGAACCGGCGCCGGATTCGCGCGGCTGATCAACGAGCCCGGCTTTGTGCGCCTCGACGCGCTCTCGGGATCCATCCCGGCCTTCTCGACGGCGCTCCTTCACGTCACGTTCGACGCCGCGGGCCTCGGCCCCGGCGTCTACAGCACGACGCTCCGTTTCTCGAGCAACGATCCCCTCACCCCGCTCGTCGAGATTCCGGCCTCGCTGCGGGTCGTGTCGCTTCCGGCGATCGCCGTCCTGGGCGAACCGGTCGTTCTCGCCTCCCGACGTGACTACACCTCCACGGGCGCGCGCACGATCCACGCGTTCGACGCGCCGATCGTTCCCGAAGGGGCCGGCTCGCTCGAGCTGACCGCGACGGGCGATTTCGGAGCCCCCTCGAAGACCGCGACGCTCGACGCCGAGACGATCGCGACGGGCGCGGCGGGGAATGCCGCGCTCCAGTGCGGGACCGTCACGACGAAGATCAGCCTCTCCGACGTCGATCTTCGGCGCCTCGTCGCGGACGGGACGCTCCGCGCCACCGTGCAGAACTCCGCCGACGTCACCGCGCCGTGCCCCGTGAACAGGCACGCCGTCGTTCTCACGTACCGCGGATCGGCGAGCGCGCTCGACTTCGGCCGCGTCCTCCACGGCCTGTCCGCGCGCCGGTCGGTGATCGTCGAGAACGTCGGGACGCTCCCTCTCGTCGTGGACTCGATCTCGATCGACACCCTCACGTTCACGACCGGAGCGACCTCTTTCACTCTCGCGCCGGGGGAAAACGGAGCCGTCGCGGTCGACTTCGCCCCTGTCGGGGCCGGCGCCGTCTCGGGGCATCTCCGTATCCACTCGAACGATTCCGCGACACCGCTGGTGACGGTCGCGCTCCAGGGTCTCGGCGCGGAGCCGGCCCTGGCGACCGCCTCGCCGAGCTCAGTGGTCGCGGCGCTGCCTCCGATGAGCGCGACGACGAGGCAGAAGGCGCTGCACCTGACCAACACGGGCGGGAGCGACCTCGCGTGGAGCACGGCGCTCCTCCCGACCTTCGGCGCGTCGTCCCCCGCGACGATTGGCGCATCGCCGCGGCGTCTCGGCGCGGGCGGCCCCGACGCCTTCGGCTACGTGCTCCGCGACAGCGAGCACCTCGGCGGCCCGGTCTTCGCCTGGACCGACATCCAGACGATCGGGACGCAGGTGGCCGTGTCGGGGAACAACGCGACGTCTCCGGCGATCCCGCTCGGATTTGGTTTCCCCTTCTACGGAAACTCGTTCAGCTCGGTGAGGGTCTGCACGAACGGGTGGCTCAGCTTCACGAGCCCTCGCAGCAATGCCGGCAACCCCGAGACGCTCCCCTCGACCAGCTTCCAGGTTCCTGAAAACCTCCTCGCGCCGTTCTGGGACGATCTCGACTTCGGCGCGGTCCGGAAGGCGTCGTCGTACAGCGATGGCGATCGGTTCATCGTGCAGTACACCAACGTCACGCGCGCCGGCGGCGGGCCTGCGTTCACCTTCCAGGTGATCCTCGATCGCTCGGGGCGCATCGTTTTCCAGTACCTGACGATGGCCGGCGCTCTCGACAGCGCGACGATCGGGATCCAGAACGCCGACAAGACGATCGGTCTCCTCGCGGCGTTCGACGAGCCGTTCGTCCACGATGGTCTCGCGGTCGCGTTCGATCGCGTTCCCACTTTCGTGACGGCGGCGCCGCTCTCGGGGGTGATCCCGCCCGGGGGCGCCGCGGACGTGACGGTGACTTTCTCGTCCGCGGGCCTGGCGTCGGGGGACTACGGCGCGACGCTCGTGCTTTCGACGAGCGATCCCTTCCGGGCGTCGATGCTTCGGCCGCTGGTGCTCCACGCGCGGGAGATCGCGCTCGACTACGCGGCCTTCATTCCCTCGACGCTGAACCTCAAGTCGAACGGAAACACGGTGCGAGGGGTGGTCCAGCTTCCGGCGGGTTTCGATCCGCACGACATCGACGTGGCGTCGGTGCGGCTCGAGGGGGCGCTCGGGGTCGTGCCGTCACCGGTGACCTTCCCCGACGAGAACGGCGACGGCGTGAAGGAGCTGAGCCTCAAGTTCGACCGTGCGGGGCTCGCGGCGCTCCTGGGGCCGGGGGCCGTGGTGCCCGTGGCGATCACGGGCGAGGTCCGGGACATCGCGTGGTTCCGCGGGTCGGCGTCGATCACGCCGATCCGGCCGCAGATCAAGTCGCCCGCGTCGGGGGCTGTACTTCTCTCGGGGGGTTCGGCGACGATCGCCTGGGATCCGCCCGCTTCGGTGAGTGGTCTCGCGTACGACGTCTCGGTGTCGCTCGACGGAGGGGCGTCGTGGACCGTCATGGCATCGCGCATGAAGGGGACGTCGCTGGCCTGGACGGTGCCGTCGGGGGGTCGGGCGCGAATTCGCGTCTCGGCCTTCGCATCGGGGGATCTGGTCGGGTACGACACGTCCGGGGAGTTCGCGATCGCCTCAGCGGCCGCACGGCCGGGCTCGGTGCGGGATCTATTCGTGGCAGAGGATGGGCCGGATCTCGTCCTGACGTGGGTGCGGCCTGACGTCGATGCCGCTCACGGCGTCGCAGATCGGTACCGCGTGCTCCAGTCCGCCACCGGCCGCGGGCCGTGGTCGGAGGTGGCGTCGGTGACGTCGGAGTCGGTTCGGGTGCCGGCGGGCGCCTCGACGTTCTTCCTCAAGATCGTGGCGTCGAATGCCGCGGGGGATGGGCCCTGATGGCTTTCGACGAGAAGCTCGCCGGCCGGATTCGGAATCGGCTGGCCCGGCGGAAGGGCCTCACCGAGAGGCGGATGTTCGGCGGGATCGGCTTCATGCTGAACGGCAACATCTGCTGCGGCGTGCACGGGGAAAGGATGATCGTGCGGCTTTCTCCCGACGAGTCGGAAGCGGCGCTGAAGAAGGCCCACGTGCGCGTCTTCGATCTCACCGGACGCGCGATGAAGGGCTGGATCTTCGTCGATCCCGCCGGTGTGAGGACCGACGCCTCCCTCGGGAAGTGGGTCGACGTCGCGGTCGGGTTCGCGGGAAAGCTTCCCCCCAAGTAAACGCACACGAGCCCCCTCGAACCGAGCAAGAACCCGAAAGCGGCCCCACCGGGGCGCGCGCTACTCTGCCGCATCCAACCTGATTCCTTGGAGGTGAGCCATGTACGACCACGTCAGCCTGAAGGTGAAGGACTTCAAGAAGAGCTTGCGCTTCTACGAAAAGGCGCTCGCGCCGCTCGGGTACAAGGTCCAGGGGGAGCCCGACGGCAGCTCGGCGGGGTTCGGATCCGGCGAGACGACCGCTCTGTACATCTCGCAGGGCGCGCCCGCGTCGATCTCGGTGCACATCGCCTTCGCGGCGCCGAGCCGCGCGGCCGTGGACGGCTTCCACGTCCAGGCGATGGAGGCCGGCGGCAAGGACAACGGTAAGCCGGGCATCCGTCAGGACTACGCACCGACGTACTACGCGGCGTTCGTCCACGACCCCGACGGCAACAACATCGAGGCGGTCTGCCACGCGAAGAAGTAGGGCGGCGTCCGTCGAAACAAGGAGGGGAGCCCGGCCGCAGCCGAGCTCCCCTCGTTCGAACCGATAGCCTTACTTAAGCTGCGCTACGCCCGCGCCCCCGCCGTCGTCCCCACGGCGCGCACGGCCTTCGTGAGGATCTCGCAGGCCTGATCGATCTCCGTCTTCCCGGCGATGACCGGCGGGCGGAAGCGGATCGACTGTTTCCCCGACGGGAGGATGAGCATCCCCGCGTCGTACGCGTGCTTCATGATCGCGGGCCGGGCCGCCGGATCGACGACGTCGATGGCCATGAAGAGCCCCAGGCCGCGGGCGTTCGTGAGCACCGCCGGGTGCTCCATCTGGAGACCCTCGAGTTTCGAGAGGGCGTACTTCCCGACCGTGGCGCAATTCTCGACGAGCTTATCGCGCTCGATGACCTCGAGGTACCGCGTCGAGCGGACCATGTCCACGAGGTTTCCGCCCCACGTCGAGTTGATGCGCGACGATTCACGGAAACAATTCGCCTCGACCTCGTCGACGCGCGCGGAGACGAGCGCCCCGCACACCTGGACCTTCTTCCCGAAGGCGATGGCGTCCGGCTCGAAGCCGTAGTGCTGGTACGCCCAGAACTTCCCCGTCAGGGCGACGCCCGTCTGGACCTCGTCCACGATGAAGAAGACCTCCGACTCGTCGCAGATCTGCCTCAAAGAACGGAAGAACTCCGCGCGGAAGTGGTTGTCTCCCCCCTCCCCCTGGATCGGCTCGATGATGAGGGCCGCGACGTCGTCCTTGTTCTGCTGGATCGCCGTCTTGATCTCCGCGAGGGCCTCGCCTTCCGCCTTCTCGACGGCCGCGAGGTTCTTGCCTGCGAGAGGGAAGGTGACCTTCGGGTTCGAGACGCGCGGCCAGTTGAACTTCGGGTAGTACTTCGTCTTGGACGGATCGGTGTTCGTGAGGCTCAGCGTGTACCCCGAGCGGCCGTGGAAGCACTCCTTGAAGTGGATGACCTGGTGCCCCTTCTCTTCCTTGTAACCGCGCGCGAAGTTCTTCCGCACCTTCCAGTCGAAGGCGATCTTCAGCGCGTTCTCGACGCCGAGGGTGCCGCCGGCGACGAGGAAAAGGTGCTTCATCGACGAGCCCGCGGCCATCATCGTGAAGCGCTCGACGAAGGCGGCGGCGTCGGCGGCGTAGATGTCCGAGTTCGTCGGGTTGTGGATGGCGACGCGGCCGATCTTCTCGAGGAACGCGGGTTCCGTCAGCGCCGGGTGGTTCATGCCGAGAGGCTGGCTCGCGACCATCGAGAACATGTCGAGGAACGAGCGGCCGTTCCTCGCGTCCACGATGTGGCAGCCGCGGCTCTTGTCGAAGTCGATCAGAACGTCGAAGCCGTCGACGAGCATCCACTTCCTGAGGACGTCCATCGCACGGCCGGGAGTCATCATCGAATCCATGGGGAGATCTCCTTGGACCCCGCGGGCCCGAAGCCCGGCGGAGCTGTCCACGATGTCGGTGGGTGGAGGATCAGGAGATGCGTGGCGGGTCGTGCGACTCACTCCTCCCCATGGTGAGGAGGATCATGCCGGACAGCCTGAGGTAGTTCGTGCTCATGGCTCGTCGATGGGTGGGTTCGAGGCCTTCGCGTCCGGGTCGGCCGGGTTTTTCTTGCCGGCCTTCGGCTCGAAGGCCACGATGGGGATCTTGGCGGCGCTCGGGATGATTTCGACCGCCTTGAGGACCTGCGGATCGCGGTTCGAGATGACCTTCTGGCGCTCCTCGAGGCCGTACACGGCGCCGATCACCTCGGCCTGGATCATCGTGGTGATGTACTCGACGCTCTCGTCCCAGTCCTTGTCCGTGATCGCGATCTTCTTCTTGACGGCGAAGTCGCGGAAGTCGGCGAGGGTGGCGTCGCTCACCGTGAAGGTCTTGGGGATGTCCTTGTGCTGCGACACGTAGTGGACGCCGTAGTCGAAGAAGACGCTCTTGCGATCGAGGGCCGACTCGAGGTTCGTCGCGTCCTTCTGGGCGATCTCGACGTCCGGCGAGATGCCGCCGCCGCCGAGGACCTTGCGGCCCGCGTCGGTGAAGCGCGTCTCGCGCTTGTCGTCCTCGAGGTCGACCTTGCCGGCGTAGTAATCGTCGAGGCTGTTCTTGTAATCGCGCTGGATGAGGCGTCCCGACGGCGTGTAGTACTTCGCGGTCGTCAGGGCGATGCCGGCGCTGTGGCTCAGGCGGTAGACGGTCTGCACCAGCCCCTTGCCCCATGTCGTCTCGCCGACGATGATGCCGCGGTCGTGATCCTGGATGGCGCCGCTGACGATTTCGGAGGCGGAGGCGCTCCCCTTGTTGACCAGGACCACGAGGGGCATGTTGTCGGTGCCCGCGCGCTCGGTGGACCGGAACTCCTGGTGCGCGTCGCGGACGCGCCCCTTCGTGTAGACGATCATCTCGCGCGGCTTGAGGAAGCGGTCGGAGACCTTGATCGCCTGATCGAGCAGGCCGCCCGGGTTGTAGCGCAGGTCGAGGATCAGCTCTTTCATCCCCTCGGCGGTCAGGGCTTCAATCCTCTCACCCAGCTCGGTGTCGGTGGTCTGCGTGAAGTTCTTGATGCGGATGTACCCGACGCCGGGGCGAAGCATGAAGGCGTAGGGGATGCTCGCGGTCGGGATGTCGTCGCGCACGAGCGTGTAGTCGAGCGGCTGATCGACCCCTTCGCGCTGAACGGTGATGTTGACCCGGGTTCCCTTCTGGCCGCGCAGCTTGTCGAGGGCCTCCTCGATGCTGATGCCGTTGGTCGGCTTCCCCTCGATGTGGCTGATGATGTCCCCCGCGCGGATGCCGGCGCGCGAGGCGGGGGTCCCGTCGATGGGGCTGATGACCGTGAGCTCTTTCTCGTCCCCCTTGAGCGAGATGACGATGCCGAGGCCCGAGAACGATCCCTGCTGTTCCTCTTGCATGGCGCGGTACGACTTGGGATCGAGGAAGTAGGTGTGCGGATCGAGCTTCTCGATCATGCCGTGGATGGCGCCGAAGACGAGATCGCGCGACGGCACTTCGTCGACGTAACGGGTCTCGACCAGGTCGAGAATCTGGTTGAAGGTCTTGAGGGAGTCGGCGTCGGGTGTGGAGGCTGCCGGGGCGACCGCAGGTCTGGCGGCGAGGACGAGGGTCGCCAGAATGACCGATGCGGTACCGATCCAAAGGCGTCGCTTCATGGCCGGAACCCTGTTTGTTCGCCGATAGTTGAAGAGCGGTGGAGGAATATACCACCCTGTCCGGCGACGCGCCATGAAGCCTCTCGCCTTGACACTCCGTCTCGGGCGCAGATAGGATCCCTTGTCCTTTCTATCAGATGCGGAAATTCCCGGCCGTCCCAGCCGTCCGGGCCGTCCCGGGCGGGCGCGGCGACGGGCTCCCGGGTGAAGCGGAGGCGGGTTGTTCGGCTCTATCGGCGGCTCGGAGCTCCTGGTTCTCGCCGCCATCGGTCTGCTCGTCTTCGGGCCGAGGCGGCTGCCGGAGATGGGCCGGAAGCTGGCCGGGTGGGTCAACGAGTTCCGCAAGGCGGCCGGCGACATGAAGGCCGCCATCGAGAAGGAAGCGAGCCTCGGAGACGTCCGGAAGGTGGCCGAAGAGTTCCACCAGTCCATCCGGCAGGAAGCGGCCGGCATCCCCGTCGAGCCGGTCCGCGCGGCGCTAGAGGAGCCGAAGAGTGAGCGAGGAGGGCCCGAGGCCTCATGATCCGAACCGGATGTCGATCCTGGAGCATCTGGAGGAGCTTCGCTCCCGCCTGATCCGCTGCGCCCTCGCCGTGACGATCGGGTTCTTCGCCGGGTGGTACTTCTCGCAGCCCATCTACGAATTCCTCGTGGCGCCGGTCGTCACGGAGCTTCCCAAGGGGGTCAAGCTCGCGTACACCGGGCTCTCGGATCCCTTCCTTCTCTACATGAAGGTCGCGCTCATCGCGGGGATGTTCGTCTCGCTGCCGTACGTCCTCTGGCAGCTCTGGATGTTCATCTCGCCGGGGCTCTACCGGAAGGAGAAGAAGTGGGTGGTCCCCTTCGTCACGGGGGCGACGGCCTTCTTCGTGGCGGGAGCGGCGTTCGCGTATTACGTCATCGTGCCCTTCACCTGCTCGTACTTCATCGCCCTCGGTGAGCAGGCCGGTTTCCAGGCGGTCATCACCGTCCGAGAGCTCCTGTCGTTCGAGCTCCAGCTCATCGTGGCGACCGGGGTGGTCTTCGAGATGCCGGTGCTCGTCTTCTTTCTGACGCGCATCGGGGTGGTGACCCCCGCGTTCCTGTGGCACTACGTCGGCCACGCGATCTTCGTCATCTTCCTGATCGCCGCGTGGATCACGCCGTCCCCCGACGCCTTCTCGATGCTCGTCGTGGGGACGCCGATGACGGGGCTCTACTTTCTGAGCATCGGCGTCTCGTGGGTCTTCCGGCGCCGGGCGCCGGGCGCGGCCCCCTCCGCGCCGCCGGGCTGACGATGCGGCCCCTCGCGGTCCTCCACGTGCACCTCGGCGCGCGCGACGGGTGCGCGGAGCGGCAGACCGCGGCGCTGATCGCAGGGCTCGGCCGGCACGGTCACCGAACTCTCGGCCTCGTCCGCCGCGGCGGCGGCGCGGAGCGGCGATCGCTCGACGCGGGCGCTCCCGTCTTTCCGCTCGGCCCCCGCTTCCCCTCGGGGCCGGGGGGTCTTCTCACCTGGTGGTCGCGGGAGAGGGCGAGGCATCTCGCCTCGCGCGGCGCGTGGGAGCTGATCCACTACCACGATCCGCTCGCGGCGGCAGCCGTCTCGCCGATCCTCGCAGGCACGGCGGGCGCCG
This genomic interval from Acidobacteriota bacterium contains the following:
- a CDS encoding TfoX/Sxy family protein, which encodes MAFDEKLAGRIRNRLARRKGLTERRMFGGIGFMLNGNICCGVHGERMIVRLSPDESEAALKKAHVRVFDLTGRAMKGWIFVDPAGVRTDASLGKWVDVAVGFAGKLPPK
- a CDS encoding L-lysine 6-transaminase, whose translation is MMTPGRAMDVLRKWMLVDGFDVLIDFDKSRGCHIVDARNGRSFLDMFSMVASQPLGMNHPALTEPAFLEKIGRVAIHNPTNSDIYAADAAAFVERFTMMAAGSSMKHLFLVAGGTLGVENALKIAFDWKVRKNFARGYKEEKGHQVIHFKECFHGRSGYTLSLTNTDPSKTKYYPKFNWPRVSNPKVTFPLAGKNLAAVEKAEGEALAEIKTAIQQNKDDVAALIIEPIQGEGGDNHFRAEFFRSLRQICDESEVFFIVDEVQTGVALTGKFWAYQHYGFEPDAIAFGKKVQVCGALVSARVDEVEANCFRESSRINSTWGGNLVDMVRSTRYLEVIERDKLVENCATVGKYALSKLEGLQMEHPAVLTNARGLGLFMAIDVVDPAARPAIMKHAYDAGMLILPSGKQSIRFRPPVIAGKTEIDQACEILTKAVRAVGTTAGARA
- a CDS encoding S41 family peptidase; protein product: MKRRLWIGTASVILATLVLAARPAVAPAASTPDADSLKTFNQILDLVETRYVDEVPSRDLVFGAIHGMIEKLDPHTYFLDPKSYRAMQEEQQGSFSGLGIVISLKGDEKELTVISPIDGTPASRAGIRAGDIISHIEGKPTNGISIEEALDKLRGQKGTRVNITVQREGVDQPLDYTLVRDDIPTASIPYAFMLRPGVGYIRIKNFTQTTDTELGERIEALTAEGMKELILDLRYNPGGLLDQAIKVSDRFLKPREMIVYTKGRVRDAHQEFRSTERAGTDNMPLVVLVNKGSASASEIVSGAIQDHDRGIIVGETTWGKGLVQTVYRLSHSAGIALTTAKYYTPSGRLIQRDYKNSLDDYYAGKVDLEDDKRETRFTDAGRKVLGGGGISPDVEIAQKDATNLESALDRKSVFFDYGVHYVSQHKDIPKTFTVSDATLADFRDFAVKKKIAITDKDWDESVEYITTMIQAEVIGAVYGLEERQKVISNRDPQVLKAVEIIPSAAKIPIVAFEPKAGKKNPADPDAKASNPPIDEP
- the tatC gene encoding twin-arginine translocase subunit TatC, which encodes MSEEGPRPHDPNRMSILEHLEELRSRLIRCALAVTIGFFAGWYFSQPIYEFLVAPVVTELPKGVKLAYTGLSDPFLLYMKVALIAGMFVSLPYVLWQLWMFISPGLYRKEKKWVVPFVTGATAFFVAGAAFAYYVIVPFTCSYFIALGEQAGFQAVITVRELLSFELQLIVATGVVFEMPVLVFFLTRIGVVTPAFLWHYVGHAIFVIFLIAAWITPSPDAFSMLVVGTPMTGLYFLSIGVSWVFRRRAPGAAPSAPPG
- the tatB gene encoding twin-arginine translocase subunit TatB, whose product is MFGSIGGSELLVLAAIGLLVFGPRRLPEMGRKLAGWVNEFRKAAGDMKAAIEKEASLGDVRKVAEEFHQSIRQEAAGIPVEPVRAALEEPKSERGGPEAS
- a CDS encoding VOC family protein, translated to MYDHVSLKVKDFKKSLRFYEKALAPLGYKVQGEPDGSSAGFGSGETTALYISQGAPASISVHIAFAAPSRAAVDGFHVQAMEAGGKDNGKPGIRQDYAPTYYAAFVHDPDGNNIEAVCHAKK
- a CDS encoding glycosyltransferase; protein product: MRPLAVLHVHLGARDGCAERQTAALIAGLGRHGHRTLGLVRRGGGAERRSLDAGAPVFPLGPRFPSGPGGLLTWWSRERARHLASRGAWELIHYHDPLAAAAVSPILAGTAGAASSAFRTIVTYRGRGARSSAGELRALRRLHRAGGMIVAASEALWSALVRQGFDEDRLSYIHPGIDIPRFARDAGRR